The following coding sequences lie in one Vitis vinifera cultivar Pinot Noir 40024 chromosome 19, ASM3070453v1 genomic window:
- the LOC100250458 gene encoding uncharacterized protein LOC100250458: MGGGFRVLHLVRPFLSFLPEVQSADRKVPFREKVIYTVISLFIFLVCSQLPLYGIHSTTGADPFYWMRVILASNRGTVMELGITPIVTSGLVMQLLAGSKIIEVDNNVREDRALLNGAQKLLGILIAVGEAVAYVLSGMYGSVSQLGVGNAILIIVQLCFAGIIVICLDELLQKGYGLGSGISLFIATNICENIIWKAFSPTTINSGRGAEFEGAVIALFHLLITRTDKVRALREAFYRQNLPNVTNLLATVLIFLIVIYFQGFRVVLPVRSKNARGQQGSYPIKLFYTSNMPIILQSALVSNLYFISQLLYRRYSGNFLVNLLGKWKESEYSGGQYIPVGGLAYYITAPSSLADMAANPFHALFYLIFMLAACALFSKTWIEVSGSSARDVAKQLKEQQMVMPGHREANLQKELNRYIPTAAAFGGMCIGALTVLADFMGAIGSGTGILLAVTIIYQYFETFEKERASELGFFGF, encoded by the exons ATGGGAGGAGGATTTAGGGTGCTTCATCTTGTCAGgccatttctttctttcctgcCAGAAGTTCAGAGTGCTGACCGGAAAGTCCCATTTAGAGAGAAGGTTATATACACTGTGATCTCTCTCTTCATCTTTTTGGTATGCAGTCAGCTACCACTGTATGGAATACACTCCACGACAGGGGCTGATCCATTCTATTGGATGCGTGTTATTCTTGCCTCAAACCGTGGAACTGTTATGGAGTTGGGGATCACCCCAATTGTGACTTCTGGACTGGTGATGCAACTCTTGGCCGGGTCAAAAATTATTGAAGTGGACAACAATGTGCGCGAGGATCGCGCTCTCTT GAATGGTGCACAAAAACTACTGGGCATCCTGATAGCTGTTGGTGAAGCTGTTGCATATGTTCTCTCAGGAATGTATGGCAGCGTTAGCCAACTTGGAGTTGGAAATGCCATCCTTATTATCGTCCAACTCTGTTTTGCTGGTATCATTGTGATATGTTTAGATGAACTTCTGCAGAAAGGATATGGGCTTGGCTCTGGAATTTCTCTTTTCATAGCAACTAATATCTG TGAAAACATCATCTGGAAGGCTTTTAGCCCCACCACTATTAATAGCGGTCGTGGAGCTGAATTTGAAGGTGCCGTTATTGCTCTCTTCCATCTGCTAATAACTCGGACAGATAAGGTTCGAGCTCTACGGGAGGCTTTCTATCGACAGAACCTTCCAAATGTGACGAATTTGCTTGCAACAGTCTTGATCTTCCTTATTGTTATCTACTTCCAAGGGTTCCGGGTGGTTTTGCCTGTGAGGTCAAAGAATGCTCGTGGACAGCAGGGTTCATATCCTATTAAGCTGTTCTACACCTCCAACATGCCCATCATTTTACAGTCTGCTCTTGTTTCCAACCTTTACTTTATATCCCAG TTGCTGTACAGGAGGTACAGTGGAAATTTCCTTGTAAATCTCTTGGGCAAGTGGAAGGAATCTGAATATTCGGGTGGTCAATACATCCCTGTTGGTGGTCTTGCTTATTATATAACTGCACCATCAAG CTTGGCTGATATGGCAGCCAATCCTTTCCATGCTCTATTCTATCTAATCTTTATGTTGGCTGCCTGTGCACTTTTCTCAAAAACTTGGATTGAAGTATCTGGATCCTCTGCCAGAGATGTGGCTAAGCAGCTCAAA GAACAACAAATGGTGATGCCTGGGCATCGGGAGGCCAACTTGCAGAAAGAGCTAAATCGCTACATACCCACTGCTGCAGCCTTCGGGGGTATGTGTATCGGTGCATTGACTGTGCTGGCCGATTTCATGGGTGCAATTGGCTCGGGCACAGGAATTTTACTTGCAGTGACCATTATTTATCAATACTTTGAAACATTTGAGAAGGAGCGAGCCAGCGAGCTTGGCTTCTTTGGGTTCTAA
- the LOC100255640 gene encoding protein GRAVITROPIC IN THE LIGHT 1 — protein MDSVKRSAVTPSKSRLARTFAKVLHLRMVTGVAPVDGIQKIKAPESSKDDQDTGSWSRSQSYDDNDEKLRNTAELEAHLAQLFASISSVKSAYAQLQYAQSPYDSNGIQSADQIVVSELKNLSELKRCYLKKQFDPSPERTLCLAEIQEQKSLLKTYEIMRKKLECQMKLKDSEITFLREKLEDCHKQNKSLEKRLNPSAHLSVLDNLHLSGISPSHFITVLQHTVKSIRSFVRLMINEMESSGWDINAAAAAIQPSVVFLKATHRCLAFESFVCREMFDSFHFPNFSLPNESLPEQNQWQRFFFERFIKLKSTRVKEYLAQKPKSTFGKFCRAKYLKLVHPKMESSFFGNLSQRSIVNSGKFPDTPFFTSFSEMAKRVWLLHCLAFSFNPEAKIFQVNKGCPFSEVYMESIIDEPSPAPDCPPETHSRVAFTVVPGFRIGKTVIQCQVYLSQC, from the coding sequence ATGGATTCAGTTAAGCGATCAGCAGTGACCCCAAGTAAGAGTAGATTGGCCCGCACTTTTGCTAAGGTCCTTCACCTTCGCATGGTCACTGGCGTTGCCCCAGTAGATGGAATTCAGAAAATCAAGGCACCGGAAAGCAGCAAGGATGATCAGGATACCGGTAGTTGGTCTCGGTCTCAGTCTTACGATGACAACGATGAAAAACTCAGGAACACAGCTGAGCTGGAAGCCCATCTTGCACAACTATTTGCTAGCATATCATCTGTTAAATCGGCATATGCCCAGCTACAGTATGCTCAGTCTCCTTATGATTCCAATGGGATTCAATCTGCTGATCAGATTGTGGTTTCTGAGTTGAAGAATTTGTCAGAGTTGAAGCGGTGTTATCTGAAGAAACAGTTTGATCCTTCCCCTGAAAGGACACTGTGTTTGGCCGAAATTCAGGAGCAGAAGAGTCTTTTGAAAACGTATGAAATCATGAGGAAGAAGTTGGAATGTCAGATGAAACTTAAGGATTCTGAAATCACTTTTCTTAGAGAGAAGTTGGAAGACTGCCATAAGCAGAACAAGTCGCTTGAGAAGAGGTTAAATCCAAGTGCGCATTTATCTGTGCTCGACAATCTGCACCTATCGGGCATAAGTCCCAGCCATTTCATCACAGTTCTTCAGCATACGGTTAAATCTATTCGAAGCTTTGTCAGACTGATGATCAATGAGATGGAATCATCAGGCTGGGATATCAATGCAGCTGCCGCAGCTATACAACCAAGTGTAGTCTTTTTGAAAGCCACTCACAGATGCTTGGCCTTTGAGTCGTTTGTTTGCCGAGAAATGTTTGACAGTTTTCACTTCCCAAACTTTTCTCTCCCAAATGAGTCATTGCCAGAGCAAAATCAATGGCAGCGGTTCTTCTTTGAGAGATTCATCAAATTGAAATCCACAAGAGTGAAGGAATATCTTGCCCAGAAGCCAAAGTCAACATTTGGTAAATTCTGCCGTGCCAAGTACCTGAAGCTCGTCCACCCCAAGATGGAATCATCCTTCTTCGGCAACCTCAGCCAGAGAAGCATTGTCAACTCTGGAAAGTTTCCAGACACCCCCTTCTTCACCTCATTCTCAGAAATGGCGAAGCGGGTTTGGCTCCTGCATTGCCTGGCCTTTTCATTCAACCCTGAGGCCAAAATCTTCCAAGTCAACAAGGGCTGCCCCTTCTctgaagtctacatggaaagcATTATCGATGAACCATCTCCCGCCCCAGACTGCCCACCGGAAACCCACTCACGAGTGGCATTCACTGTAGTTCCAGGATTCAGGATCGGTAAAACTGTTATACAGTGTCAGGTATATCTCTCCCAATGTTAA